The Actinomyces faecalis genome includes the window TGGACGGCCGGCCGCTCGCCGCCGCCACCACCCGGCTTCCCGCCACGAGCACGGCCCGCCTGAGCGTGGACCTGCGCGAGATGGTCCACGGCCAGCACTACGAGGAGCTGCTGTGGTCGCCTGAGCACCCCAGGCTGATCGACGCCGTCATCACGCTGGAGCCGGCAGGCTCGGCCGGAGCCGACCGCGTCGAGAGCTACCTGGGTCTGCGCAGCGTCGGGGTGGAGAAGGACCGCTTCCTGCTCAACGACCGCCCGTACTACGTGCGCGGCGTCCTGGAGCAGGGTTTCTGGCCGGACTCCCACCTGGCCGCCCCCAGCGACCAGGACCTGCGGGACGAGGTGGCGCTCATCAAGGAGCTCGGCTTTAACGCTGCCCGCATCCACCAGAAGGTGGAGTCCCCCCGATTCCTGTACTGGGCCGACCGCCTGGGTCTGCTCATCTGGGGAGAGATTGCCGCTCCGTACGAGTTCACGGTCCAGTCCCTGCCGCGTCTGGTGTCCGAGTGGACGGCAGCCGTGCGCCGCGACCGGGCGCACCCGTGCATCGTCACCTGGGTGCCGGTCAACGAGTCCTGGGGCGTCCAGCACATCGGCAACCGGGCCGAGCAGCAGGCCTTCTCCCGCGCGATCAGCGACCTGACCCGAGCCCTCGACCCGTCGCGCCCGGTGGTCTCCAACGACGGCTGGGAGCACACGAGCTCGGACATCATCACGATCCACGACTACGACGCGGACAACTCGGCCGTGCGCGAGCGCTACGCCAGCGCCCAGGCACTGGCCCAGGTCCTCCACGGCTTCGGCCCCTCGGGCCGCAAGACGATGGCCTCCGGTCACGCGGTGCCTGAGGAGGCGCCGGTCATGGTCAGCGAGTTCGGCGGCATCCGCTACGTCACGGACGACGGCGCTACCTCCTGGGGATACACGACAGCCTCCGACCCTGAGGACTTCGAGGCGCGGCTGGCCGAGGTCTTCGAGGCGCTGCACGCATCGCCGGTGCTCTGCGGATTCTGCTACACCCAGATCACGGACACGATGCAGGAGGCCAACGGTCTGGCCGACGCCCAGCGCCGGCCGAAGATCCCGGCTGAGCGCATCCGAGAGATCGTGGTGGGCACGCACCCGACCGAGTAGCCAGTCGGCTGGCCCAGCCACCGCCCTGGACCGACCGCGAGAGCCACGGCCGACCACCGTACTAACGCGAGTACGGTGGTCGGCCGTGGCTCTCGCGGTCGCTGGAGGCGTGCGCAGTCCGTCGAGCGCGGCCCGGCCTGTCGGTCGTCGTACACGTGCCAGGAGCGCTGGCCTCAGGCCTGGTTCAGGCGGTAGTAGACCTGGTTGAGGCGCAGGTTCTGGGTGAAGCCGCGCGTCGTCGTCGACTCGTCGATGACGGCCAGCTCCATCTGCGCGATCTCAGCCAGGTCCTGCCAGGTCTCCAGCGTGGTGGCGGTGGACATGACCGTGTGGTGAGCAGCGCCGGACATCATCCAGCACTCGGTGGAGGTGTGGAAGTCAGGAGCCGGCTCCCACACAGCGCGCGCCACGGGCAGCTTGGGCAGTGGCTCGTCGGGGCCGACGACCTCCACGACGTTGGCAGTCAGGCGGAAGCGCTCGCGCATGTCCGACATGGCGACGACGACGCCCGGGCCACGGTCGGCGTCGAAGACCAGGCGCACCGGGTCCTCACGATCCCCGATACCCAGCGGGTGGATCTCCAGCCGCGGCTTCGACTCAGTCAGGGACGGGCAGACCTCAAGCATGTGGGCGCCGAGGATCTTCTCCTTGCCCTCACGCATCTCGTAGCAGTAGTCCTCCATCAGGGAAGCACCACCGGGCAGGCCGTAGCCCATGACCTTGGCCGCACGGACGAGGATGGCGGTCTTCCAGTCACCCTCAGCACCGAAGCCGTAGCCAGCAGCCATGAGACGCTGGACGGCCAGGCCCGGGAGCTGGCGCAGACCGCCAAGGTCCTCGAAGTTGGTCGTGAAGGCTGTGGCGCCGTGCTCCTGGAGGAAACGGCGCATACCAGCCTCGATCCGGGCGCCGTAGCGCAGGGACTCGTGGCGCTCCCCGCCAGGGAGCAGCTCGGGGACGATCTCGTAAGCCTCCTGGTACTCGGCAATGAGCTCGTCGACCTCGGCCTCGCTCACGGCGTCGACGACGGCGACCAGGTCGTTGACGCCCCAGGTGTTGACCGAGACGCCCAGGCGCAGCTCCGCCTCTGTCTTGTCACCCTCGGTGACGGCGACGTTGCGCATGTTGTCACCAAAACGCACCAGGCGGGTGTGGTGCAGGGCGTCCCAGCCGGCGGCGGCACGCACCCAGGTACCGATCTTGGCCTGGGTGGCGGGCTGGGTGGCGTGGCCGACGACGACCTTCCGGGGCTGGCCCAGGCGCGAGAGGATGTATCCGAACTCGCGGTCGCCGTGAGCGGCCTGGTTGAGGTTCATGTAGTCCATGTCGATGGTGTCCCACGGCATGGCGGCGGAGTACTGGGTGTGCAGCTGCAGGAGCGGCTTGGACAGGGCGTCAATGCCGAGGATCCACATCTTGGCCGGGGAGAAGGTGTGCATCCACGCGATGACGCCGATGCAGGACTCGTCCGCGTTGGCCTCGAGCATGGCGGTACGGATCGAGTCACGGTCCTTGAGGACCGGCTTCCACACGATCTTGACCGGGATCGACTCCGCCTCATCCAGCCAGCCCGCGACCTGCTGGGACTGGTCAGCGACCTGGGCGAGGGTCTCCTCGCCGTACAGGTCCTGGGAGCCGGTCAGGAACCAGATCTCCTTGCCGGTAAAGGGGTTTGGCAGTGCTGTAGCCATAGCGTCTCGCTCCTGGTAACTGGTAGTGGTGTGGGCCGGCTGGCGCCGGAGAGACGGTGCGTCGCAGAGGTTAATAAGGGCGCATCACTGGGCCTCACAAGGCGCTGCGGCAGGTCCAGGCAAGCCGGACGCTTCCAATTGTGAACGTTCACTTTCAGGGAGTCAAGGCGCCCGACTCGGCCACGGCCAGTCGGGCGCCCCACCTCACCCCTTGACGCTCCCCGCCGTCAGCCCCGTGACGATCCAGCGCTGGCAGAAGATGAAGAAGATAAACACCGGAATCAGCGCGATCACCGTCATCGTCATGAACGAGGGCCAGTCGGTGGCAAACTGCCCGACGGCGTTGTAAACCTGAAGCACCATGGTGCGCTTGTGGGTGGAGGAGATGAAGACGTTGGGTGTCATGAAGTCATTCCATGTCCACATCGTCTGGAAGACGACGACGGTGGCCAGGATGGGACGAATCAGCGGCAGGATGATCCGCCAGTAGATCTGGAATGGTCCTGCGCCGTCAATACGGGCGGCCTCCACCACCTCCCAGGGAAGCTTGCGCATGTACCCGATGATGAGGAAGTAGCAGAAGACCGCCCCTCCCAGGTAGATGAGGACCAGCCCGCTCAGGGTGTTGACCAGCCCCATCCTGGCCTCCATCCGGTACAGGGGGATCAGGGTCGCCTGGCCGGGGATGACAAAGGCAATCATGAGAACCAGACCCACCACCGAGGTCAGACGGCTGCGACGCATGATGATCCCGTAGGCCGCCATCGAGCCGATCAATACCTGCAGGGCCACACCCACCACCGTCACAAACAGGGTGTTCAGGAAAGAGCGCAGCACCGGGGTCTTGGCCAGCACGGTGGCATAGCTCTCCAGATTCAGCCTGGCAGGCAGCCCCAGCGGCGAGGCCGCCATCTCCGCGTTGGTCTTGAACGTATTGACCACGATGTAGTAAAGCGGCACCGCCATCATCACTGCCAGGGCGCCCATGAGGATGGTACGCACCCAGTACCAGAGCCGACGACGTACAGCAGGACTCATTGCAGGCCCCTCTCAAGACGGTGGGAGATCGCCAGCTGCGCCAGCACGATCAGCGCCACGGCAAGGGTGAAGATGACGGCGAGCGTGGAGCCAATATCCACACGCCCCTGGGAGATGCCCTGCACGATGATCGACTGGGTGAGGGTATTAGTTGCGAAGCCCGGCCCTCCCTTGGTCAAGGTGAAGGGAAGGTCGTACACCTTGAGCCCAGAGGTCATCAGCAGGAAGGTTGACACCACCATCCCCGGCGCTAGCTGAGGCAGAGTGATGTGCCGCAGCTGCTGGAGCTGGTTGGCGCCGTCGATCTCGGCCTGCTCGTACAGGTCAGCGGGGACCGCCTGGAGGTAGGCCAGGTAGAGCGTGGCGTGCCATCCCACCGCGGCCCACACGGCCACGGCAATGACGCACGTTCTCGCCAACGTCGAGCTGCCGAGCCAGGCCACGGCCTGCGAGCCGAAGAGAGCATGCAGAACCCGGTTGGCCACCCCGGTCTCCAGCGGGGAGAGGATGTACTGCCATACCAGCCCGAGGACCGCCATTGAGGGGACGGACAGGAAGAAGAACAGCGAGCGGACCACGCTCCGCCCGAGGAACCGTTTGTTGAGCACTACTGCCAGGGGCACCGCTAAGCAGGTGACCAGGACCGTGGTCGCCACGGCGAACAGGATCGTGAAGGCCAGCCCCTGCAGCAGCGAGGGATCGGACAGCACCTGGAGGTAGTTTCTGAGCCCTACGAACTCAGCCCGGCCGGAATACCCCGAGAAGCTCGTGAGGCTGTAGTAGAAGGTGTGAGCCAGGGGTACCGCGAAGAGCACCACGAACACCGCCGCGATCGGCAGCAAGAAGGCATGGGAGGCGAGAGACTCCGAGCGGTCCCGGCGGCCGGGACCAGCCTCCGCGTCGCCGTCGTTCTTTCTCATGAGCATGGGACGCCACCTGTGTAATCCACCTGACTTACCACCGCCGTCAGGATCGACAGCCGCCTCACAGAGAGGCCAGCTTTCTGTCCAGGGCCTGGCCCACCTGCTCGGGGCTGACCTGCCCCTGCACCAGCTGCTGGAGCTGGGCCTGGGCCTCAATCTGTAGTGCGTCCGGCGCCTTGTCCCAGTAGCTCATTGGCAGGTAGTAGCGTGACTGGCGGACGTAGTCCTCGTAGAGTCCCTCATACTGCGGGACCACTTCGACGCTGTAGTCCGCAGTGTTGATCATGGCACCGAACTGCCTCGCCTGGAGCTCAAGCCCCTCCTGGGAAGCCAGGAAAGAGACGAACTTCAGCGCCGCCTCCTTCTTCGCTCCTTCCAGCCGGGACGCGACGGCGATGCCCGGGTCAGCAGCACCAGCCACGTAGGGCTGGCCATCAGCTAGGGCCGGGACCGGGGCCAGAGCCCAGTCAAGCCCGGCCTCGGTGAGCCTGGCGAAGTTCCATGGCCCGGTGACGAACATGGCGGTGTTCCCCGCCAGGAAGTCGTCACGTACCTGGTCTGCGGTCAGGGACACAGCCTCTGTTCCAACAATGCCCTCGGTATAGAGACGGGACCACTGGGTGACTGCGGGCGTCCACTCCTTGGCAAAGGTGGTCTCACCAATGAAGATCTGCCGCTCACCTTCACTCTGCCCCGCCTTCTCGTAGCGCGCGCCAAGGAAGGCGGCAAGGATCCCGGGGATCTCTGCCAGGCTCTCGCGGTAGGGGGTGATGCCCTTGTCCTTGAGTTCCTTGCACATGTCCAGGAAGTCGCCCCAGCTCTGGGGCACGGAGCTGAAGCCGGCCTGCTCAAGCAGGCTCTTGTTGTAGACGACGCCGGCGGCCCAGGCCCCGAAGGAGGCACCGTAGAGCCCTGTCCCGGAGGAGTACGCGTTCCTGTTCGCCTCGGCCAGCGCCTCTGCGAAAGGTTCGGCACTTAAGTCCGCCACCAGCTCCTCGCCGATGAGGTTGGCTCTGGTCTCGGGATTGATACAGTGGATGTCAGGCTGCTGGCCCCCAGCAATCCGGGTTTGCAGGGTCTGGAAGTACTCGGCCACCGGCGGAGAGTAGGAAAAGTCGATCCGGATTCCTGGGTTGGCCTGCTCGAAGGCGTCGATGAGCGGACGAGAGGTCTCCTCATTCTGCCAGGACAGGTACGTCAGCGTCACCGCCCCAGAGGAGTCCTCGCCGGCGCCTGCACACGCGGCCAACGCGGCAGCCATGGCGCCGGCGCCAAGCCCCGCCAGAGCCTGACGGCGGGTCAGGGGCAGGCGGACGGTCTGCGCGAGATGAGCGGGAAGACGGGTTGACATGGGTGCTCCTTTGCACGTCAACGGAGGAGAACACCTCCGACGATTCGATTTAACGATACATCGACAGTAGTACGCACCTTACTCCCCCGTCAAACAGCGTGCCGTCGACGCTATGGTGAGGGCTCAGGCACCAGGAAGGAGGCCCCAGTGACGACCCTGGCCGACGTCGCCCGCGAGGCCGGCGTGTCCGTCATGAGCGTCTCGAACGTGCTGCGCGGCAAGCCGACAGTCTCCGACTCTATCCGCGAGCGTGTTCTG containing:
- a CDS encoding carbohydrate ABC transporter permease, with protein sequence MSPAVRRRLWYWVRTILMGALAVMMAVPLYYIVVNTFKTNAEMAASPLGLPARLNLESYATVLAKTPVLRSFLNTLFVTVVGVALQVLIGSMAAYGIIMRRSRLTSVVGLVLMIAFVIPGQATLIPLYRMEARMGLVNTLSGLVLIYLGGAVFCYFLIIGYMRKLPWEVVEAARIDGAGPFQIYWRIILPLIRPILATVVVFQTMWTWNDFMTPNVFISSTHKRTMVLQVYNAVGQFATDWPSFMTMTVIALIPVFIFFIFCQRWIVTGLTAGSVKG
- a CDS encoding glycoside hydrolase family 2 protein → MTTDLHEDPTQGHPFPQLRRPSWHSLDGQWDFAYDDARTGVRQGFPATGVKDRTITVPFPPESSLSGIADTSYHPVVWYSRVLEASELTGLREEAGEAGRVLLHLGAVDYRASVWVQGQHVGDHEGGHVPFTLDVTDALPADGTALVVVRAEDEPLDVGQPRGKQEWQEEPHGIWYSRTTGIWQSVWLEAVPALHLTEIAWTPSRACDAVTLEVGLSAMAPEGAVLRAELSLDGRPLAAATTRLPATSTARLSVDLREMVHGQHYEELLWSPEHPRLIDAVITLEPAGSAGADRVESYLGLRSVGVEKDRFLLNDRPYYVRGVLEQGFWPDSHLAAPSDQDLRDEVALIKELGFNAARIHQKVESPRFLYWADRLGLLIWGEIAAPYEFTVQSLPRLVSEWTAAVRRDRAHPCIVTWVPVNESWGVQHIGNRAEQQAFSRAISDLTRALDPSRPVVSNDGWEHTSSDIITIHDYDADNSAVRERYASAQALAQVLHGFGPSGRKTMASGHAVPEEAPVMVSEFGGIRYVTDDGATSWGYTTASDPEDFEARLAEVFEALHASPVLCGFCYTQITDTMQEANGLADAQRRPKIPAERIREIVVGTHPTE
- a CDS encoding carbohydrate ABC transporter permease, whose product is MRKNDGDAEAGPGRRDRSESLASHAFLLPIAAVFVVLFAVPLAHTFYYSLTSFSGYSGRAEFVGLRNYLQVLSDPSLLQGLAFTILFAVATTVLVTCLAVPLAVVLNKRFLGRSVVRSLFFFLSVPSMAVLGLVWQYILSPLETGVANRVLHALFGSQAVAWLGSSTLARTCVIAVAVWAAVGWHATLYLAYLQAVPADLYEQAEIDGANQLQQLRHITLPQLAPGMVVSTFLLMTSGLKVYDLPFTLTKGGPGFATNTLTQSIIVQGISQGRVDIGSTLAVIFTLAVALIVLAQLAISHRLERGLQ
- the araA gene encoding L-arabinose isomerase, which gives rise to MATALPNPFTGKEIWFLTGSQDLYGEETLAQVADQSQQVAGWLDEAESIPVKIVWKPVLKDRDSIRTAMLEANADESCIGVIAWMHTFSPAKMWILGIDALSKPLLQLHTQYSAAMPWDTIDMDYMNLNQAAHGDREFGYILSRLGQPRKVVVGHATQPATQAKIGTWVRAAAGWDALHHTRLVRFGDNMRNVAVTEGDKTEAELRLGVSVNTWGVNDLVAVVDAVSEAEVDELIAEYQEAYEIVPELLPGGERHESLRYGARIEAGMRRFLQEHGATAFTTNFEDLGGLRQLPGLAVQRLMAAGYGFGAEGDWKTAILVRAAKVMGYGLPGGASLMEDYCYEMREGKEKILGAHMLEVCPSLTESKPRLEIHPLGIGDREDPVRLVFDADRGPGVVVAMSDMRERFRLTANVVEVVGPDEPLPKLPVARAVWEPAPDFHTSTECWMMSGAAHHTVMSTATTLETWQDLAEIAQMELAVIDESTTTRGFTQNLRLNQVYYRLNQA
- a CDS encoding ABC transporter substrate-binding protein, with amino-acid sequence MSTRLPAHLAQTVRLPLTRRQALAGLGAGAMAAALAACAGAGEDSSGAVTLTYLSWQNEETSRPLIDAFEQANPGIRIDFSYSPPVAEYFQTLQTRIAGGQQPDIHCINPETRANLIGEELVADLSAEPFAEALAEANRNAYSSGTGLYGASFGAWAAGVVYNKSLLEQAGFSSVPQSWGDFLDMCKELKDKGITPYRESLAEIPGILAAFLGARYEKAGQSEGERQIFIGETTFAKEWTPAVTQWSRLYTEGIVGTEAVSLTADQVRDDFLAGNTAMFVTGPWNFARLTEAGLDWALAPVPALADGQPYVAGAADPGIAVASRLEGAKKEAALKFVSFLASQEGLELQARQFGAMINTADYSVEVVPQYEGLYEDYVRQSRYYLPMSYWDKAPDALQIEAQAQLQQLVQGQVSPEQVGQALDRKLASL